In Marisediminicola antarctica, one DNA window encodes the following:
- a CDS encoding GntR family transcriptional regulator, with amino-acid sequence MVVRIVTKSAVEAIGADLRGRLFSGDLGQDAVLTESEVAATYEVARPTAKAAIEKLVAEGLLVRGANKSARVPVLGPEDVRDIYRSRAYLESEVLRRLASVRAIPEGAAQANADIAVAAGSPVGIVEPDMRFHMCLVDALGSPRTSRMYRSLVSEVHLCMSQVQGRELLPAGLIHDEHARLLELVAAGDGEAAVALLEEHLGRARELLAEAVGGVAGPEASVPSALLP; translated from the coding sequence ATGGTCGTACGGATCGTCACGAAGTCCGCCGTTGAGGCAATCGGCGCCGATCTGCGCGGGCGGCTCTTCTCGGGCGACCTGGGGCAGGATGCGGTGCTCACCGAGTCGGAGGTCGCCGCGACCTACGAAGTCGCCCGCCCAACTGCGAAGGCGGCAATCGAGAAGCTCGTCGCCGAGGGGCTGCTCGTGCGCGGCGCCAACAAGTCGGCTCGCGTACCGGTACTCGGCCCGGAGGACGTGCGAGACATCTACCGTTCCCGCGCCTACCTCGAGAGCGAGGTGCTGCGGCGCCTCGCCAGTGTGCGAGCCATTCCGGAGGGCGCGGCTCAGGCGAACGCCGACATCGCCGTTGCTGCTGGTTCCCCCGTCGGTATCGTCGAGCCGGACATGCGGTTCCACATGTGCCTCGTCGACGCGCTGGGCAGCCCGCGCACGAGCCGGATGTATCGCTCCCTGGTCTCCGAGGTGCACCTGTGCATGAGCCAGGTGCAGGGGCGCGAGCTTTTGCCGGCCGGGCTGATCCACGACGAGCACGCCCGCCTGCTCGAGCTCGTCGCTGCCGGCGACGGCGAGGCGGCTGTCGCCCTGCTGGAAGAACACCTCGGCAGAGCGAGAGAGCTACTCGCGGAGGCGGTCGGCGGCGTCGCCGGCCCCGAGGCGAGCGTTCCGTCGGCACTTCTGCCCTGA
- a CDS encoding MerR family transcriptional regulator, whose product MRISELSATSAVATATIKYYQREGLLPPGEATGPNQARYGEEHVRRLRLIRALIDVGGLSVASARDVLGAVDTPDLPLAQVFGTAQRAISQADLYADPASAEATGRVRSLVAARGWHVSAGNPGLVGAANVVDAFGAIGHPELADFLEGYAEAAEVVARADLRSVGRQADVASMAETVVAGTVLGDAMFAALRRIAQEHVTFELYPVVPSGAPGHTPLAPGAADAGRDDRRGVTPCPK is encoded by the coding sequence ATGCGGATCTCAGAGCTCAGCGCCACAAGCGCCGTCGCCACGGCGACGATCAAGTACTACCAGCGCGAGGGGCTTCTTCCGCCCGGCGAGGCGACGGGACCGAACCAGGCACGCTATGGCGAGGAGCACGTACGCCGGCTGCGGCTCATCCGAGCCCTCATCGATGTCGGTGGACTCTCGGTCGCCTCGGCACGCGACGTACTCGGCGCCGTTGACACCCCCGACCTTCCCCTCGCCCAGGTGTTCGGCACGGCGCAGCGCGCGATCTCGCAGGCCGACCTCTACGCGGATCCCGCCTCCGCTGAGGCGACCGGGCGCGTTCGCTCGCTCGTCGCCGCGCGCGGCTGGCACGTGTCGGCGGGCAACCCCGGGCTCGTCGGCGCCGCCAACGTGGTCGACGCCTTCGGCGCGATCGGGCATCCCGAACTCGCGGACTTCCTCGAGGGGTACGCCGAGGCGGCGGAGGTCGTGGCACGCGCGGACCTCCGATCGGTGGGCAGGCAGGCGGATGTCGCCTCGATGGCCGAGACCGTCGTCGCCGGCACCGTGCTCGGCGACGCGATGTTCGCCGCGCTGCGCCGCATCGCCCAGGAGCACGTCACCTTCGAGCTGTACCCCGTCGTCCCCTCCGGGGCGCCGGGCCATACCCCCCTCGCGCCGGGCGCTGCAGACGCCGGGCGCGACGACCGAAGAGGAGTCACGCCGTGTCCGAAGTGA
- a CDS encoding MFS transporter encodes MRFARFRRTRSPASAARPRLSRDAYVLGVIAFFVMVGFGVVIPVLPVYARSFGVGYIEVGAIISAFALMRFVASPFVGRMIDWGGERTILTIGIGIVAVSSGLVGIAQDYPQLLLLRGAGGVGSAMFSVSAMTLLLGAAPSLRARSIGFYQGGFLIGGMAGPALGGLLATISLAAPFFFYAGTLAVAGLVGFLMLSPRVREQPDAAGGVVPRVPFATVVRDTRFRAACLANFSQGWTSFGVRGALIPLLVVEVLREPTVYTGIAFAFAAVAQTIALAPAARFVDSIGRRPAIIGAFAVAAATILAVPFSPNIWVLTALLCLYGVAAAFMGTAPAAAVGDASGPGGGRPVAVFSMFADLGAIIGPLVAGLLADTVSYPVAFAVGAGLLLATSLYATRMPSGVPMHS; translated from the coding sequence ATGAGGTTCGCGCGATTCCGGAGGACGAGATCGCCAGCGTCCGCGGCACGGCCCCGCCTCTCCCGCGACGCGTACGTGCTCGGCGTGATCGCGTTCTTCGTGATGGTCGGCTTCGGTGTCGTCATCCCTGTGCTGCCGGTCTACGCACGCAGCTTCGGCGTGGGCTACATCGAGGTCGGAGCGATCATCTCGGCGTTCGCACTCATGCGCTTTGTCGCCAGTCCGTTTGTCGGCCGGATGATCGACTGGGGCGGCGAGCGCACGATTCTCACGATCGGCATCGGCATCGTCGCCGTCTCGAGCGGCCTTGTCGGCATCGCCCAGGACTACCCGCAGCTGCTGCTCCTGCGCGGAGCGGGCGGCGTCGGCTCCGCGATGTTCAGTGTGTCGGCGATGACGCTGCTGCTCGGCGCCGCCCCGTCGCTGCGCGCCCGCTCGATCGGCTTCTATCAGGGCGGGTTCCTGATCGGCGGAATGGCCGGCCCCGCCCTCGGCGGCCTGCTCGCGACGATCTCTCTCGCAGCCCCGTTCTTCTTCTACGCCGGCACGCTCGCGGTCGCCGGCCTCGTCGGTTTCCTCATGCTCTCGCCGCGGGTGCGCGAGCAGCCGGATGCCGCCGGTGGCGTCGTGCCGCGCGTGCCGTTCGCCACCGTCGTACGTGACACCAGGTTCCGCGCCGCGTGCCTCGCCAACTTCTCCCAGGGCTGGACCTCGTTCGGCGTGCGCGGAGCCCTCATACCGCTGCTCGTAGTCGAGGTGCTCCGGGAGCCGACGGTCTACACGGGAATCGCATTCGCCTTCGCCGCGGTCGCCCAGACGATCGCGCTCGCCCCGGCCGCCCGCTTCGTCGACAGCATCGGTCGCCGCCCGGCCATCATCGGGGCGTTCGCGGTCGCGGCCGCGACGATCCTCGCAGTTCCGTTTTCGCCGAACATCTGGGTGCTTACCGCGCTGCTGTGCCTCTACGGGGTCGCGGCCGCGTTCATGGGCACGGCTCCCGCGGCGGCCGTCGGCGATGCATCCGGCCCTGGCGGCGGAAGGCCCGTCGCCGTGTTCTCGATGTTCGCCGACCTCGGTGCCATCATCGGCCCGCTCGTGGCCGGCCTGCTCGCCGATACGGTCTCGTACCCGGTGGCCTTCGCGGTGGGGGCGGGTCTGCTGCTCGCGACCTCGCTCTACGCCACCCGGATGCCGAGCGGCGTTCCCATGCACAGCTGA
- the fgd gene encoding glucose-6-phosphate dehydrogenase (coenzyme-F420) gives MLKLGLKASAEQFAPRELVELGVLAEQHGLDSVTVSDHFQPWRHNGGHAPFALAWMTAVGERTSRVQIGTSVMTPTFRYNPAVLAQAFATMACLYPDRILLGVGTGEALNEIATGFDGPWPEFKERFARLRESVDLMRQLWTGERIDFDGEYYKTVGATLYDVPDAPVPVYIAAGGPVVARYAGRAGDGFICTSGKGMELYTEKLLPAVAEGAEKVGRDASAIDRMIEIKISYDTDHATALENTRFWAPLSLTPEQKHSIEDPLEMEAAADALPIEQVAKRWIVATDPDEAVALIKPYLDAGLNHLVFHAPGHDQKRFLELFERDLAPRLREL, from the coding sequence GTGCTGAAACTGGGCCTCAAAGCATCCGCCGAGCAATTTGCCCCCCGCGAGCTGGTCGAACTGGGGGTACTGGCCGAGCAGCACGGCCTCGACAGTGTCACCGTGAGCGACCACTTCCAGCCCTGGCGGCACAATGGCGGGCACGCCCCGTTCGCCCTCGCCTGGATGACCGCGGTCGGCGAACGCACCTCGCGCGTGCAGATCGGCACCTCGGTGATGACGCCGACATTCCGCTACAACCCGGCCGTGCTCGCCCAGGCCTTCGCCACGATGGCCTGCCTCTACCCCGACCGCATCTTGCTCGGTGTCGGCACCGGCGAGGCGCTCAACGAGATCGCGACGGGCTTCGACGGCCCGTGGCCCGAGTTCAAGGAGCGATTCGCCCGCCTGCGTGAGTCGGTCGACCTGATGCGCCAGCTCTGGACCGGTGAGCGAATCGACTTCGACGGCGAGTACTACAAGACCGTTGGGGCGACCCTCTACGACGTTCCGGATGCCCCGGTGCCCGTCTACATCGCCGCCGGCGGGCCGGTCGTGGCGCGCTACGCCGGGCGCGCGGGCGACGGCTTCATCTGCACTTCGGGCAAGGGCATGGAGCTCTACACCGAGAAGCTGCTGCCGGCGGTCGCCGAGGGCGCCGAGAAGGTCGGGCGCGACGCATCCGCCATCGACAGGATGATCGAGATCAAGATCTCCTACGACACCGACCACGCCACCGCGCTCGAGAACACCCGGTTCTGGGCGCCACTCTCACTCACCCCGGAGCAGAAGCACTCAATCGAGGACCCGCTGGAGATGGAGGCCGCCGCCGACGCCCTGCCCATCGAGCAGGTCGCCAAGCGCTGGATCGTGGCCACCGACCCCGACGAGGCCGTCGCGCTCATCAAGCCGTACCTCGACGCGGGCCTCAACCACCTCGTCTTCCACGCCCCCGGTCACGACCAGAAGAGGTTCCTCGAGCTGTTCGAGCGCGACCTCGCGCCGCGGCTGCGCGAGCTCTGA
- a CDS encoding cell wall-binding repeat-containing protein, with the protein MPVSVRRIAVAALALLSVVLAPLPAVAGVSLAPSGVTRLAGDDRYGTSAAISRASFTAPVDAVYVASGRDYADAVAGGAAAAREDAPLLLLTAYGIPQQVASELKRLRPAKIYVLGGPGAISADSQRQLGAYASSVVRVSGPDRYHTAAAVARQGWVTADTVFISSGATFADSLSGGAAAAHLGAPLLLSAPAALSAPTAVELDRLKPVRVYLLGGQAAISAAVEATIRGVVPGATVARLAGADRYETSAAVANAVWPGKSGAVMLATGAEFADALSGAPAAHVNGAPILLTRSICTPTVITKVVSRLAPAARVALGGLSVVSAHGLNVDCAITNARSISDPRSIAVVVNKLRPLNPLGFVPPDLVRPPVSYANSPLLRSEAANALTAMFAAAKAEGAGTLRLQSAYRSYSSQAEGHAYYTRLYGQAGAELKSARPGHSEHQTGLAADISYGSSCIIEQCFGSTTQGRWLAQNSHRFGYILRYPQGLTHITGYEFEPWHYRYVGQELSRTMKRTGVQTLEQFFGLPAAPTYR; encoded by the coding sequence ATGCCAGTGTCAGTCAGGCGTATCGCAGTCGCCGCGCTCGCCCTGCTGTCAGTCGTCCTGGCGCCGCTCCCGGCCGTCGCCGGGGTCTCCCTCGCTCCAAGCGGCGTGACCAGGCTGGCCGGAGACGACCGATATGGGACATCGGCCGCGATCTCACGGGCATCGTTCACGGCGCCGGTCGACGCCGTCTACGTCGCCAGCGGCCGCGACTATGCGGACGCGGTCGCCGGCGGTGCGGCAGCGGCGCGCGAGGACGCGCCCCTCTTGCTCCTGACCGCATACGGAATACCCCAGCAGGTCGCGAGCGAACTGAAGAGACTGCGCCCGGCGAAGATCTATGTCCTGGGTGGACCCGGTGCGATCAGCGCCGACTCGCAACGTCAACTGGGTGCCTACGCAAGCTCGGTCGTGCGGGTTTCTGGCCCCGACCGCTACCACACCGCCGCTGCGGTCGCGCGACAGGGGTGGGTGACCGCCGACACCGTGTTCATCTCCTCGGGGGCAACTTTTGCTGATTCCCTGTCCGGCGGCGCTGCGGCAGCTCATCTGGGAGCCCCGCTGCTTCTCAGCGCCCCCGCCGCGCTCTCGGCCCCGACAGCTGTGGAGCTCGATCGCCTGAAGCCCGTACGTGTGTACCTGCTGGGAGGCCAGGCCGCCATCTCGGCCGCTGTCGAGGCCACAATTCGCGGTGTGGTGCCCGGCGCGACTGTCGCTCGCTTGGCAGGTGCAGACCGCTACGAAACTTCTGCTGCCGTGGCGAATGCGGTGTGGCCGGGCAAGTCCGGTGCGGTGATGCTGGCGACTGGAGCGGAATTCGCGGATGCGCTGAGCGGGGCGCCCGCTGCCCACGTGAACGGCGCACCGATTCTCCTCACCCGATCGATCTGCACACCGACCGTGATCACGAAGGTCGTCTCACGCCTTGCGCCAGCGGCTCGCGTGGCGCTCGGGGGGCTGTCGGTGGTGTCGGCCCACGGGCTGAACGTCGACTGCGCGATCACAAACGCACGTTCCATCAGCGACCCGCGCAGCATCGCGGTGGTGGTGAACAAGCTCCGACCGCTGAATCCGTTGGGGTTTGTTCCACCGGACCTCGTTCGCCCGCCTGTGTCCTACGCGAACTCCCCGCTGCTGAGGTCCGAGGCGGCGAACGCCCTCACGGCGATGTTCGCCGCGGCCAAAGCCGAAGGCGCAGGCACGCTGCGCCTGCAGAGCGCGTACCGCTCGTACTCGTCGCAGGCCGAGGGTCACGCGTACTACACCCGGCTGTACGGCCAGGCTGGCGCGGAGCTCAAGAGCGCGAGGCCGGGACACAGCGAGCACCAGACCGGGCTGGCGGCAGACATCAGCTACGGCTCCTCATGCATCATTGAGCAGTGTTTCGGGTCGACGACCCAGGGCCGATGGCTTGCCCAGAATTCCCACCGGTTCGGGTACATCTTGCGCTATCCGCAGGGCCTGACCCACATCACCGGCTACGAGTTCGAGCCGTGGCACTATCGCTACGTCGGCCAGGAGCTCTCCCGGACCATGAAGCGCACCGGGGTGCAGACTCTCGAGCAGTTCTTCGGGCTGCCGGCAGCTCCGACCTACCGTTAG
- a CDS encoding dihydrolipoamide acetyltransferase family protein yields MATLIRMPEVLAGSEDAAIQTWLVSLGQAITVGVPLAEVETEKAIVEYAAETEGTVLRLLVAEGEAVAVGTPIAVVGAEGENIDDVLGDSPAAAPVSNETAPAAAAVPSEAVAAAAPEPETAPEAGESPPASAPTELDGSQEQGDDEQAGGAQGGGERRFASPLVRRLVKERGLDLSRVSGTGPGGRIVRRDIEGLAAAPAAQAAPAVAAAAAPVAAAPAAAAPAPAVAVHAAPAASGGVDIPHTAMRRAIARRLTESKSTVPHFYLVADCRVDKLMALRATVNSAGSVKVSLNDFVVKAAAAAFQDVPEANATWGDAAIRRHDSVDMSIAVGIDGGLVTPVLRSVQTLSLSEISRSIGDLAERARAGKLRQHELEGGSFAVSNLGMYGVTEFSAIINPPQAAILAVGVARQLPVVVDGAIEVGTVMTVTLSADHRVLDGVLAAQWLAAFVRRIENPITILV; encoded by the coding sequence ATGGCTACCCTGATCCGGATGCCCGAGGTGCTCGCGGGCAGTGAGGATGCCGCAATCCAGACCTGGCTCGTCAGCCTGGGGCAGGCGATCACGGTCGGCGTGCCTCTCGCCGAGGTCGAGACCGAGAAGGCGATCGTCGAATATGCCGCCGAGACCGAGGGCACCGTGCTGCGGTTGCTCGTCGCCGAGGGCGAGGCGGTCGCCGTCGGAACCCCGATTGCGGTCGTCGGCGCCGAGGGCGAGAACATCGACGACGTGTTGGGCGACAGCCCAGCCGCGGCTCCGGTGTCGAACGAGACCGCTCCGGCTGCGGCCGCCGTGCCGAGCGAGGCGGTCGCCGCCGCGGCGCCCGAGCCCGAGACCGCGCCTGAGGCGGGGGAGTCCCCGCCCGCGTCCGCCCCCACCGAGCTCGATGGCAGCCAGGAGCAGGGCGATGACGAGCAGGCCGGCGGCGCGCAGGGCGGCGGCGAACGCCGTTTCGCGAGCCCGCTGGTTCGTCGGCTCGTCAAGGAACGCGGGCTGGACCTGTCCCGCGTAAGCGGAACCGGCCCCGGCGGCCGGATCGTGCGGCGCGACATCGAGGGGCTCGCGGCTGCTCCGGCAGCTCAGGCTGCTCCGGCCGTGGCTGCTGCAGCCGCTCCCGTTGCTGCCGCTCCCGCCGCTGCAGCTCCCGCACCGGCCGTCGCAGTTCACGCCGCTCCCGCGGCGTCCGGGGGCGTCGACATCCCCCACACCGCCATGCGCCGGGCGATCGCCCGCAGGCTCACCGAGAGCAAGTCGACCGTTCCGCACTTCTACCTCGTGGCCGACTGCCGGGTCGACAAGCTCATGGCCCTGCGTGCGACCGTCAACAGCGCGGGCTCCGTCAAGGTCTCGCTCAATGATTTTGTGGTCAAGGCGGCGGCGGCGGCGTTCCAGGACGTGCCAGAGGCCAATGCGACCTGGGGAGATGCAGCGATCCGTCGACACGACTCGGTCGACATGTCGATCGCGGTCGGCATCGACGGGGGTCTGGTCACGCCGGTGCTGCGCTCCGTGCAGACGCTGTCGCTCAGCGAGATCAGTCGGTCGATCGGCGACCTTGCCGAGCGTGCCCGGGCTGGGAAGCTCCGCCAGCACGAGCTCGAGGGCGGCAGCTTCGCGGTCTCCAATCTCGGCATGTACGGCGTCACCGAGTTCTCGGCCATCATCAACCCGCCGCAGGCGGCGATCCTCGCGGTCGGCGTTGCCCGGCAGCTTCCGGTAGTCGTCGATGGGGCGATCGAGGTGGGGACGGTCATGACGGTGACGCTCTCGGCCGACCACCGCGTGCTCGACGGTGTGCTCGCGGCGCAGTGGCTCGCGGCGTTCGTGCGGAGGATCGAGAACCCGATCACGATCCTGGTCTAG
- a CDS encoding alpha-ketoacid dehydrogenase subunit alpha/beta yields MPKTRRLDPAAPWVQITTTPADWKAADPKLLAAMLVELHLIRAFEETVLDLAGEGLVHGPAHSSIGQEGGAVGSIVGLSSTDAINGSHRGHHQFLAKAITHVSAGELDLTNLVSESIQTVLQRTLAEILGLAQGYCAGRGGSMHLQWFEAGALGTNAIVGGGVPLGAGNAWAQKHSGTSDITLSYFGDGAVNIGSVLETMNLAAAWKLPFAFMIENNLYAVSTTVAEATGEPRLSGRGLGFGIPSWRVDGMDPLAVHLAMQQAGEVMRTGGGPAVVELEVYRFFHQNGAYPGSAFGYRSKEEEASWRARDPLERVAKEMIALGLIDEAGVASVRDQALAAMADAAAQLTEADPDSAGKRRILPDLWPDTDFVDVGLRGDTSELAEARTLDPLDYDGEVERKKFVDAVASVMDRRMGEDERIVLMGEDIHRLSGGTNGATKGLSKRYPDRVLGTPISENAFAGLGGGMALDGRFRPVVEFMYPDFLWVAADQVFNQIGKARHMFGGVNPVPLVLRTKVAMGSGYGSQHLMDPAGIFATSPGWRIVAPSTAADYIGLMNAALALQDPVLVIEHVDLYGQTDEVPTGDLDYQLPFGKAGIRRVGNDVTVISYLSMVRHSLEAVEQTGIDAEVIDLRWLDAASLDWDTIGESIRKTNAVLIVEQGARGTSYGGWLADEIQRRFFDWLDQPIERVTGGEASPSISRVLERAAIARTEEVVAGLERVRRGMGER; encoded by the coding sequence ATGCCGAAAACGCGCCGATTGGATCCTGCGGCCCCCTGGGTGCAGATCACCACCACGCCCGCGGACTGGAAGGCGGCCGACCCGAAGCTTCTCGCGGCGATGCTCGTCGAACTCCACCTCATCCGTGCCTTCGAGGAGACCGTGCTCGACCTCGCGGGCGAGGGTCTCGTGCACGGACCGGCGCACTCGAGCATCGGCCAGGAGGGCGGCGCCGTCGGCTCCATCGTTGGCCTGAGTTCGACTGACGCCATCAACGGCTCCCACCGAGGCCATCACCAGTTTCTCGCCAAGGCGATCACCCACGTCTCCGCGGGCGAGCTCGACCTGACGAACCTCGTGAGCGAGTCGATCCAGACCGTGCTGCAGCGCACCCTCGCCGAGATCCTCGGCCTCGCCCAGGGCTATTGCGCCGGCCGTGGCGGCTCGATGCACCTGCAGTGGTTCGAGGCGGGCGCCCTCGGCACCAACGCGATCGTCGGCGGCGGGGTGCCGCTTGGCGCCGGCAATGCCTGGGCGCAGAAGCACTCCGGCACGAGCGACATCACGCTCAGCTACTTCGGCGACGGCGCCGTCAACATCGGCTCCGTGCTCGAGACGATGAATCTTGCCGCTGCCTGGAAGCTGCCGTTCGCCTTCATGATCGAGAACAACCTCTACGCCGTGTCGACCACGGTGGCAGAGGCCACCGGTGAGCCCCGGCTGTCCGGCCGCGGCCTCGGCTTCGGCATCCCCTCCTGGCGCGTCGACGGAATGGACCCGCTCGCGGTGCATCTCGCGATGCAACAGGCCGGAGAGGTGATGCGCACGGGCGGCGGCCCCGCCGTCGTCGAGCTCGAGGTCTACCGCTTCTTCCACCAGAACGGCGCCTACCCCGGAAGCGCGTTCGGCTATCGCTCGAAGGAAGAGGAGGCCTCGTGGCGTGCCCGCGACCCCCTCGAGCGGGTGGCCAAGGAGATGATCGCCCTCGGGCTCATCGACGAAGCGGGCGTCGCATCCGTTCGGGACCAGGCGCTGGCCGCCATGGCGGATGCCGCCGCGCAGCTCACCGAGGCCGACCCGGACTCGGCCGGCAAGCGCCGCATCCTCCCCGATCTCTGGCCCGACACCGACTTCGTCGACGTCGGTCTGCGCGGCGACACGAGTGAGCTTGCCGAGGCGCGCACCCTCGATCCGCTGGACTACGACGGCGAGGTGGAGCGCAAGAAGTTCGTGGATGCGGTGGCCTCGGTCATGGACCGCCGCATGGGCGAGGACGAGCGGATCGTGCTCATGGGCGAGGACATCCACCGGTTGAGCGGCGGCACGAACGGCGCCACGAAGGGACTGTCGAAGCGCTATCCCGACCGCGTGCTCGGCACGCCGATCAGCGAGAACGCGTTCGCCGGCCTCGGCGGCGGCATGGCGCTCGACGGCCGCTTCCGCCCCGTCGTCGAGTTCATGTACCCCGACTTCCTCTGGGTCGCCGCCGACCAGGTGTTCAACCAGATCGGCAAGGCCCGCCACATGTTCGGCGGCGTGAACCCCGTGCCCCTCGTTCTGCGCACGAAGGTCGCGATGGGCTCCGGCTACGGCTCCCAGCACCTGATGGACCCGGCCGGCATTTTCGCCACGAGCCCGGGCTGGCGCATCGTGGCCCCATCCACGGCGGCCGACTACATCGGCCTGATGAACGCGGCGCTTGCACTGCAGGACCCGGTGCTCGTGATCGAGCACGTCGACCTCTACGGTCAGACCGACGAGGTGCCGACCGGCGACCTCGACTACCAGCTGCCCTTCGGCAAGGCCGGCATCCGCCGCGTCGGCAACGACGTCACGGTCATCAGCTATCTGTCGATGGTGCGTCACAGCCTCGAGGCGGTCGAGCAGACCGGCATCGATGCCGAGGTCATCGACCTGCGCTGGCTCGACGCGGCCTCGCTCGACTGGGACACCATCGGCGAGAGTATCCGCAAGACCAACGCCGTTCTCATCGTCGAACAGGGAGCACGCGGCACCTCGTACGGCGGCTGGCTCGCGGACGAGATCCAGCGACGCTTCTTCGACTGGTTGGACCAGCCGATCGAGCGAGTGACGGGGGGCGAGGCCTCGCCGAGCATCTCCCGCGTTCTGGAGCGGGCCGCGATCGCCCGCACCGAGGAGGTCGTCGCCGGCCTCGAGCGCGTGCGCCGTGGAATGGGAGAGCGCTGA
- a CDS encoding VOC family protein, which yields MGIPGLRGTEHIGFTVPDLDEADDFFVRVIGCDRIYTLGPYRDDTGTWMADHLNVHPRTIMRELRFYRCGTGPNFEIFQYDAADEQRSQPRNSDLGGHHLGFYVDDLDVALEHLRSNNVRILGEPTSSSRYSEGQRWVYFLSPWGMQFELVSFPNGKAYEEDAPVLLWHPVRPGE from the coding sequence ATGGGAATTCCGGGCCTGCGCGGCACCGAGCACATCGGCTTCACCGTGCCCGACCTCGACGAGGCGGACGACTTCTTCGTCAGGGTGATCGGCTGTGACCGCATCTATACACTCGGTCCCTACCGCGACGACACAGGCACCTGGATGGCCGACCACCTGAACGTGCACCCGCGCACCATCATGCGTGAGCTGCGGTTCTACCGCTGCGGCACGGGCCCCAACTTCGAGATCTTCCAGTACGACGCTGCCGACGAGCAGCGATCCCAGCCTCGTAACAGCGACCTCGGTGGCCACCACCTCGGCTTTTACGTCGACGACCTGGACGTGGCGCTCGAGCACCTGCGCAGCAACAACGTGCGCATCCTGGGCGAGCCCACCTCGAGCTCCCGGTACAGCGAGGGCCAGCGCTGGGTCTACTTCCTGAGTCCGTGGGGGATGCAGTTCGAGCTCGTCTCCTTCCCGAACGGCAAGGCCTACGAGGAGGACGCGCCGGTGCTGCTGTGGCACCCGGTGCGGCCCGGCGAGTGA
- a CDS encoding GntR family transcriptional regulator: MSKPATRDGNASTRIADSIRASILAGDYPPDTRIRQEDVAERFGASRLPVREALRVLESDGLVRLVANTGAWVNRLTLAECEEIYQTRERLEPLLLRYAMPHLDDDRLDRLDELARAMEETTEVEEFLRLDREFHLSSYEPGNTHILGDLVHRLWNSTQYYRRAYTMLLDDNRRRIMHDEHHLLTTALREGDADGAERVVESHIRRTRLQLARHPEVFDVPTSREAHSE; encoded by the coding sequence ATGAGCAAACCAGCCACCCGTGACGGCAACGCGAGCACCCGCATCGCCGACAGCATCCGAGCCAGCATCCTCGCCGGTGACTACCCGCCCGACACGAGGATCCGCCAGGAGGACGTCGCCGAGAGGTTCGGCGCGAGCAGGCTGCCGGTGCGTGAGGCCCTGCGCGTTCTCGAGTCCGACGGGCTCGTGCGCCTCGTCGCCAACACGGGCGCCTGGGTCAACCGGCTGACCCTTGCCGAATGCGAGGAGATCTACCAGACCCGCGAGCGCCTCGAGCCGCTACTGCTGCGCTATGCGATGCCCCACCTCGACGACGACCGGCTCGACCGCCTCGATGAGCTGGCCAGGGCGATGGAGGAGACGACCGAGGTCGAGGAGTTTCTACGGCTCGACCGCGAATTCCACCTCTCCTCGTACGAGCCGGGCAACACCCATATTCTCGGCGACCTCGTGCACCGGCTCTGGAACTCCACCCAGTACTACCGCCGCGCCTACACGATGCTCCTCGACGACAACCGTCGGCGGATCATGCACGATGAGCACCATCTGCTCACGACCGCTTTGCGTGAGGGTGACGCCGACGGCGCCGAGCGCGTCGTCGAGTCACACATCCGCCGCACCCGGCTCCAGCTCGCGCGGCATCCCGAGGTCTTCGACGTCCCCACGAGCCGAGAGGCACATTCCGAATGA